A part of Marinifilum sp. JC120 genomic DNA contains:
- a CDS encoding radical SAM protein has protein sequence MGYSYIFGPVFSGRIGRSLGLDLLGRRICSMDCVYCEVGKTDLLTGERDVYVPAADILNELEKWKQEGHQPPEVITLGGLGEPTLNSEMPEIIRGVKKLFPSMPVAVLTNATAMTDPEVRKELQEADVVLPSMDSLVVSEFRAINRPCKGTDPTAIAKALIEFRKEFNGKIFLEVLLSRGYNDSDENLSLMKEFCTELAPDRIDVVTLSRPGTLEKAGPVDSETLGRWKKVLDAAPCKDRDCGPDTGAKKRSGDETIAHVQGEDSHAFDRIQASIMRRPQTAQQLAGALDIPLERVEQVLTELEKSGRLHVKQTGNEIYYDCRLDGDT, from the coding sequence ATAGCTATATCTTCGGACCGGTTTTTTCCGGTAGAATAGGGCGTTCACTGGGCTTGGACCTGCTCGGACGCAGGATTTGCTCCATGGATTGTGTGTATTGCGAAGTGGGCAAGACTGATTTGCTCACCGGTGAACGCGATGTTTATGTACCTGCGGCTGATATTCTTAATGAACTTGAGAAATGGAAGCAGGAGGGGCATCAGCCGCCCGAGGTTATTACCCTTGGAGGACTCGGGGAACCGACCCTCAACTCTGAAATGCCCGAAATTATTCGCGGCGTAAAAAAACTTTTCCCGTCCATGCCTGTGGCCGTGCTGACAAACGCGACCGCCATGACGGACCCCGAAGTGAGAAAGGAATTACAGGAAGCCGATGTGGTGCTTCCTTCCATGGATTCCCTTGTTGTTTCGGAATTCAGGGCCATAAACAGGCCGTGCAAAGGGACCGACCCTACGGCAATTGCCAAAGCCCTGATCGAATTCCGCAAGGAATTCAACGGTAAGATTTTTCTGGAAGTGCTCCTTTCACGGGGATACAACGATTCGGATGAAAACCTCTCTCTTATGAAGGAATTCTGCACCGAACTTGCCCCGGACCGCATTGATGTGGTCACACTTTCGCGTCCCGGTACTCTAGAGAAGGCCGGTCCGGTTGATTCCGAGACCCTAGGCCGCTGGAAAAAGGTTCTTGATGCCGCGCCCTGTAAAGACAGGGATTGCGGACCGGATACCGGCGCAAAGAAAAGGAGCGGTGATGAGACCATAGCCCATGTGCAGGGCGAGGACTCTCACGCATTTGACCGGATTCAGGCTTCTATCATGCGCAGGCCGCAGACAGCGCAACAGCTCGCCGGAGCACTTGATATTCCCTTGGAGAGAGTGGAGCAGGTGCTTACGGAACTGGAAAAAAGCGGCAGACTGCACGTCAAGCAGACAGGAAATGAGATCTATTACGATTGCAGGCTTGACGGAGATACATGA
- a CDS encoding Rne/Rng family ribonuclease: protein MTGKKIKKKEKMFISVLPGEQVEVALTQEGQVIEYYVEMLHQAKTKGNIYKGYIHNIDAALQAAFINYGAERNGFLQVDEVHPEYYQGTYKLKKGHRYPLLQKVLKPGQEIFVQVVKEPTGKKGAFLSSYLSIPGRYFVLTPGREQIGISRKIEDEKERERLKELIDEVNPGDGVGVIVRTASKGQSKSALRRDFKFLTRLWNDIREKGQDAKPPSLVYEEMGLAARSVRDYLSSDVVEIWVDDKETLEQVKKLATLSFPRRANLVKLHSDTDKSLWERFNLVKQIEQIYGRDVNLPSGGRLVFDQTEALTAIDINSGKIGGERNFKEMALKTNKESAEMIARQLKLRDLGGQVVIDFIEMKDPKHCREVEKTMRAALKGDRARTDVGRISRFGLMELVRQRLGSSAIAVSTEACPCCDGTGIRRNMEWQSMQALKEVYRMLRKPGNDSSLVYEAEEELALYLLNHKRDAIIEYEKMFDTKINIEIQWNE, encoded by the coding sequence ATGACAGGTAAAAAAATTAAGAAAAAAGAGAAAATGTTTATCAGCGTTCTCCCCGGTGAACAGGTGGAGGTCGCGCTGACTCAGGAAGGTCAGGTCATTGAGTATTACGTAGAAATGCTCCATCAGGCCAAGACCAAAGGTAACATCTACAAAGGTTACATCCACAACATCGACGCTGCATTACAGGCGGCTTTCATCAACTACGGGGCCGAACGTAACGGATTCCTGCAAGTTGATGAGGTTCATCCCGAATACTATCAGGGTACTTACAAGCTTAAGAAAGGACATCGTTATCCCTTGCTCCAGAAGGTTTTGAAACCGGGGCAGGAAATCTTCGTGCAGGTGGTCAAGGAACCTACCGGCAAGAAGGGTGCTTTCCTTTCTTCCTATCTTTCCATTCCGGGCCGTTACTTCGTGCTTACTCCCGGTCGCGAGCAGATTGGTATTTCCCGCAAGATCGAAGATGAAAAGGAACGCGAAAGGCTTAAGGAACTGATTGATGAGGTCAACCCCGGAGATGGGGTGGGCGTTATCGTGCGTACCGCCAGTAAGGGCCAGAGCAAATCCGCCCTGCGCCGCGATTTTAAATTCCTGACTCGTCTCTGGAATGATATCCGCGAAAAAGGACAGGATGCCAAGCCGCCGTCCCTCGTTTACGAGGAAATGGGACTGGCTGCCCGTTCCGTGCGTGATTACCTTTCCTCTGATGTTGTTGAAATCTGGGTTGATGACAAGGAAACCCTTGAGCAGGTCAAGAAGCTGGCAACTTTGTCGTTTCCTCGCCGTGCCAATCTGGTAAAGCTGCATTCCGATACAGACAAATCCCTTTGGGAACGGTTCAATCTGGTTAAGCAGATCGAGCAGATCTATGGTCGTGATGTCAATCTGCCTTCCGGTGGTCGTCTTGTCTTCGACCAGACCGAAGCCCTGACCGCAATCGATATCAACTCCGGCAAGATTGGCGGCGAGCGCAATTTCAAGGAAATGGCCCTCAAAACCAACAAGGAAAGTGCCGAGATGATCGCCCGCCAGCTCAAGCTGCGTGATCTAGGCGGTCAGGTGGTTATCGACTTCATTGAAATGAAGGACCCCAAGCATTGCCGCGAGGTTGAAAAGACCATGCGCGCCGCACTTAAGGGTGATCGGGCACGTACCGATGTAGGACGTATTTCTCGTTTCGGACTCATGGAGCTGGTCCGCCAGCGTCTGGGATCATCCGCAATTGCGGTTTCCACCGAAGCCTGTCCCTGCTGTGACGGAACAGGTATCCGTCGTAATATGGAATGGCAGTCCATGCAGGCCCTTAAAGAAGTTTACCGCATGCTCAGAAAGCCGGGTAACGACTCCTCACTGGTCTACGAGGCCGAAGAGGAACTCGCTCTTTACCTGCTCAACCACAAGCGCGATGCAATCATCGAGTATGAAAAGATGTTTGATACCAAAATCAACATCGAGATTCAGTGGAACGAATAA
- a CDS encoding universal stress protein → MEKHLLVCVRADCTASYAVRFIKNFFHSPCDVRITLFHVAPPKSSWSKGALVKGRKLLEETRKWFIDNSFCAESHIDIKSIYSRGNTAREIVQEGHKGMYDAVILGRQAQSVLEEFFDYSVGSKVIWEEIDFPLWFCKCPQEIPGKDVLLCVDEDAPSQRIADHVGFVLGDNPNHDITMLHVHDSKEKGAATVEDIFEITREHLQGNGIAPERIKELVVDGDDVVKAILEQVAKKPYAAVATGRGKHDKTAIEKLFPRSLSVKLLHELEGAALWISR, encoded by the coding sequence ATGGAAAAACATCTACTGGTTTGTGTTCGTGCGGATTGTACAGCTTCATATGCGGTCAGATTTATAAAGAATTTTTTTCACTCTCCTTGTGATGTGCGGATAACTCTTTTTCATGTGGCTCCCCCGAAGAGTTCATGGAGCAAGGGGGCACTGGTCAAGGGGCGCAAACTGCTTGAAGAGACCCGCAAGTGGTTTATCGATAACAGTTTTTGCGCAGAAAGCCATATCGATATCAAGAGTATCTACTCGCGGGGCAATACCGCCCGTGAAATAGTTCAGGAAGGGCACAAGGGCATGTATGACGCGGTCATACTCGGGCGTCAGGCTCAGTCTGTGCTTGAAGAATTTTTTGATTACAGTGTTGGTAGCAAGGTCATCTGGGAGGAAATTGATTTTCCGCTCTGGTTCTGCAAATGTCCGCAGGAGATTCCGGGTAAGGATGTATTGCTTTGTGTGGATGAAGATGCCCCTTCGCAGAGGATTGCAGATCATGTGGGATTTGTGCTTGGCGATAATCCCAACCACGATATAACCATGCTCCATGTTCATGATTCCAAAGAAAAGGGCGCGGCTACTGTAGAGGATATTTTCGAGATTACCCGTGAACATCTTCAAGGTAATGGCATCGCACCTGAACGCATCAAAGAGCTGGTTGTTGATGGTGATGATGTCGTGAAGGCTATCTTGGAACAAGTTGCGAAAAAGCCTTACGCCGCAGTTGCTACCGGGCGTGGCAAACACGACAAGACCGCAATAGAAAAACTTTTTCCCCGTTCGCTTAGTGTGAAGTTGTTGCATGAACTTGAGGGAGCCGCTCTCTGGATCAGCAGGTAG
- the hemW gene encoding radical SAM family heme chaperone HemW, whose translation MPPAFFNAPLLRGDGSEARNLLLYIHVPFCKRKCNYCAFHSQPFEQVSFAWYMKTLLSEIELWGKRLKNPNIGTIYFGGGTPSLIPPFQLELIMDALRKNFSFTKGMEITLEANPDSANDLSYFKALYDMGINRLSLGFQSLDDRNLETLGRPHSARQATESYYMARKAGFGNISIDLIWGLPRQKAKDWNDELKAVVQLKPEHMSCYGLSIEPGTVFGQRAKDLDMELPPDGEQARMFIYGAEYLESMGYIQYEISNFARMGFISRHNQGYWDRFDYLGLGPSAVSTIGNRRFTNPRYMDEYDAAVRGAFAGEDFEELTDEIKAQELVMLCLRTSKGLKLSDYTELTGRDLTKEKASVIGALHKNGLVRMSAGYLRLTKNGMLVSNSILESLAFD comes from the coding sequence ATGCCCCCCGCTTTTTTTAATGCCCCGCTGTTGCGCGGTGACGGCAGTGAGGCCAGAAACCTTCTGCTCTACATTCATGTGCCTTTCTGCAAACGCAAATGCAACTATTGCGCTTTCCATTCCCAGCCTTTTGAGCAGGTCAGTTTTGCTTGGTATATGAAAACCCTGCTCTCCGAGATTGAGCTTTGGGGCAAGCGGCTCAAGAATCCCAATATCGGTACGATTTATTTCGGCGGCGGTACCCCCAGCCTGATTCCCCCATTTCAGCTTGAGCTGATCATGGATGCCCTGCGTAAGAATTTCAGTTTCACCAAGGGCATGGAAATCACCCTTGAGGCCAATCCTGATTCTGCCAATGATCTTTCCTACTTCAAGGCCCTGTACGATATGGGCATCAATCGGCTCAGTCTCGGCTTCCAGTCTCTAGATGACCGCAATCTTGAAACTCTCGGCCGTCCACATTCCGCAAGGCAGGCCACTGAATCTTATTACATGGCCCGCAAAGCCGGGTTCGGTAATATCAGCATTGATTTGATCTGGGGCTTGCCGCGCCAGAAGGCCAAGGACTGGAACGATGAGCTCAAGGCTGTGGTCCAGCTTAAGCCGGAACATATGTCCTGTTACGGACTGTCCATTGAACCGGGTACTGTCTTCGGACAGCGGGCAAAAGATTTGGATATGGAATTGCCGCCCGACGGGGAGCAGGCCCGTATGTTTATTTACGGGGCCGAGTATCTGGAATCCATGGGCTATATTCAGTACGAGATTTCAAATTTTGCGCGTATGGGGTTTATTTCCCGTCATAATCAGGGCTATTGGGATCGTTTTGATTATCTTGGTCTGGGGCCTTCCGCAGTCTCCACAATCGGGAATCGCAGATTTACTAATCCGCGTTATATGGATGAATACGATGCTGCTGTGCGCGGGGCTTTTGCTGGAGAAGATTTTGAGGAACTCACCGATGAAATCAAAGCGCAGGAGCTGGTTATGCTCTGTTTGCGGACTTCAAAGGGCCTTAAACTATCTGATTACACGGAACTCACCGGACGTGATCTGACCAAGGAAAAAGCGTCTGTAATAGGTGCTCTGCATAAAAACGGGCTGGTTCGCATGAGCGCAGGCTACCTGCGGTTGACCAAGAACGGCATGTTGGTTTCCAATTCCATTTTGGAGTCCCTTGCGTTTGATTAG
- a CDS encoding DUF4384 domain-containing protein, which translates to MVRTKAEYTNTTLVVAFCSLFLLLFLTVSCAPAKARSLFDRKSNLERAGDELAEELAENGLLAGKRIAVLEFEAHGNSAPSMLGKRIAEYVGLALVRTEGRTWTVVERLELARLHNEMNEHRHDSVDYTEWMSRNLRADVLVLGSYVLSKKKLRITAKAVDPANGSTIGSATVSRRVDEEVRILARTRKPATNFARITEDITAILTGQEKSLNTAKQSRVKLFKLVGGNRINFKQGMVPVYNPGDEMGFSVRPPMSSKLYILNYDPAAEKGQAILLYPIPLMNVQNFPKNRTSFFPAIIAQGVSSYKVEEPFGRMVFKIIGIDSSVKMDLSESLKKEDGYYWLDADNLNNFIEILASLPDSAWWSQDIEFWIEP; encoded by the coding sequence ATGGTTCGCACTAAAGCTGAATATACAAATACGACTTTAGTTGTAGCATTTTGCAGCCTGTTTCTGCTGTTGTTCCTGACAGTTTCCTGCGCACCGGCAAAAGCACGTTCCTTGTTTGACAGGAAATCCAATCTTGAACGAGCCGGAGACGAACTAGCCGAAGAACTGGCAGAAAACGGTTTGCTGGCAGGAAAAAGAATTGCGGTGCTGGAATTTGAAGCTCACGGCAATTCAGCTCCATCAATGCTTGGAAAAAGAATTGCTGAATATGTGGGACTTGCCTTGGTCAGGACAGAAGGGCGAACATGGACAGTTGTGGAACGTTTGGAACTGGCCCGGTTGCACAATGAAATGAATGAACACAGGCACGATTCTGTTGATTACACGGAATGGATGAGCAGAAATCTCCGGGCGGATGTTCTGGTGCTGGGCAGCTACGTGCTTTCAAAAAAGAAACTGCGCATCACCGCAAAAGCTGTTGATCCGGCCAACGGAAGCACAATCGGTTCTGCAACTGTCTCCCGAAGGGTTGATGAAGAGGTACGTATACTGGCCCGGACCAGAAAGCCGGCAACAAACTTTGCCCGGATCACCGAAGACATCACAGCGATACTCACCGGACAGGAAAAATCTCTGAATACAGCCAAACAATCACGGGTGAAACTCTTCAAACTGGTGGGAGGCAACAGGATCAATTTCAAACAGGGAATGGTGCCGGTCTACAATCCCGGCGATGAAATGGGATTCTCCGTAAGACCGCCCATGTCCTCAAAACTATACATTCTCAACTATGACCCGGCAGCAGAAAAGGGACAAGCCATCCTGCTCTACCCCATACCTTTAATGAATGTTCAGAATTTTCCTAAAAACCGAACCAGCTTCTTCCCGGCGATCATTGCGCAGGGTGTAAGCTCCTACAAAGTCGAAGAACCGTTCGGGCGCATGGTCTTCAAAATTATCGGAATTGATTCATCCGTAAAGATGGACCTGAGTGAATCCCTGAAAAAAGAGGATGGATATTATTGGCTTGATGCCGACAACCTTAACAATTTCATTGAAATTCTCGCTTCCCTGCCGGACAGTGCGTGGTGGTCCCAAGACATAGAATTCTGGATTGAACCTTAA
- a CDS encoding formylglycine-generating enzyme family protein, producing the protein MKPFIIAFAFLLLSALPVIAADPDNIDTGWEPLKEAAPKAGQIWTEPTTGMEFVWIPAGCFMMGTPDNEKGQEADEKPLHEVCVDGFWMGRYEVTNAQYRKYDPEEVYPFEEDEEAMGTPDRPAVYINWIEAKKFAQWLSSKGYGKFRLPTEAEWEYACRAGTKTRFFWGESEAEACKYSNINDRTAEQQYDRDRPVFPCEDNFFSSSPVGSFKPNQFGLYDMLGNAMEWCEDWYNIKAYSYHSRKNPFYKGKSDIRVVRGGSFINEPQYARSGNRYKLQDWDGKDLQGFRLVKQQTP; encoded by the coding sequence ATGAAACCATTCATAATCGCCTTTGCATTTCTTCTACTATCGGCCCTGCCGGTAATAGCGGCTGACCCAGACAATATTGATACAGGCTGGGAACCGCTAAAAGAGGCTGCCCCCAAAGCAGGACAGATATGGACCGAACCAACTACGGGCATGGAATTTGTCTGGATTCCGGCTGGCTGCTTCATGATGGGCACCCCAGACAATGAAAAGGGACAGGAAGCTGATGAAAAACCCTTACACGAAGTGTGTGTGGATGGTTTCTGGATGGGCCGCTATGAAGTGACCAATGCACAATACAGAAAATATGACCCTGAAGAAGTATACCCCTTTGAAGAAGATGAAGAGGCCATGGGAACTCCCGACCGCCCGGCAGTTTACATCAATTGGATTGAAGCCAAGAAATTCGCTCAGTGGCTATCGAGCAAGGGTTATGGAAAATTCCGCCTGCCCACGGAAGCAGAATGGGAATATGCATGCCGCGCCGGAACAAAAACACGATTCTTCTGGGGTGAGTCAGAAGCCGAAGCCTGCAAGTACTCCAACATAAATGACCGCACAGCCGAGCAACAATATGACCGGGATAGACCCGTGTTCCCATGTGAAGACAACTTTTTCTCCAGCTCCCCGGTAGGAAGCTTCAAGCCCAATCAATTCGGACTATATGACATGCTGGGCAATGCCATGGAGTGGTGCGAGGACTGGTACAACATCAAAGCATACTCATACCACAGCCGCAAGAATCCATTCTACAAAGGGAAAAGTGACATACGCGTTGTGCGCGGGGGAAGCTTCATAAACGAGCCGCAATACGCCCGCAGCGGCAACCGCTATAAACTCCAAGACTGGGACGGGAAAGACCTTCAAGGGTTCCGGCTGGTAAAACAACAAACACCATGA
- a CDS encoding formylglycine-generating enzyme family protein: protein MKRFILIITVLLGTFSIAIHAHAYEKGVDVKWMVFEATPSREWVEPFTGMEFVWIPAGCFMMGSPESEKGRKEYEGPVRKVCVDGFWMGKYEVTHGEWVTIMGKDPDYHYFDGFEKYPMSSVSWDDTQKFIQKLNGRGVGRFRLPTEAEWEYACRSGTTTRYSFGDTINTDQANYIEEIKPSIDSGSIKAVGTLGPNKFGLYDMHGNVWEWCEDTFEWYPPGPAQNPLIVKTDNPVRVVRGGSGFSSAEYLRSAFRGGYKANERELLNGLRLVRNP from the coding sequence ATGAAACGATTCATACTGATCATAACCGTCCTCTTGGGCACGTTTTCAATTGCCATCCATGCTCACGCCTATGAAAAAGGAGTGGATGTGAAGTGGATGGTTTTTGAAGCAACACCTTCACGTGAATGGGTAGAACCGTTTACCGGAATGGAATTCGTCTGGATTCCGGCTGGCTGCTTCATGATGGGATCACCGGAATCGGAAAAAGGACGCAAGGAATACGAAGGCCCGGTTCGCAAAGTCTGTGTGGATGGATTCTGGATGGGCAAATACGAGGTTACCCATGGAGAATGGGTTACCATCATGGGAAAAGATCCCGACTATCATTACTTTGATGGTTTCGAGAAATATCCAATGAGCTCAGTTTCCTGGGATGACACCCAAAAGTTCATTCAAAAACTGAATGGCCGGGGCGTGGGACGATTCAGGCTGCCCACGGAAGCAGAATGGGAATATGCATGCCGATCTGGAACCACCACCCGCTATTCCTTCGGAGATACTATCAATACAGATCAGGCAAATTATATAGAAGAGATTAAGCCCTCCATCGACAGCGGATCGATTAAAGCCGTTGGAACATTGGGTCCCAACAAATTCGGACTCTATGACATGCACGGCAATGTTTGGGAATGGTGTGAGGACACTTTTGAATGGTACCCCCCCGGACCGGCTCAAAATCCACTGATAGTCAAGACAGACAATCCCGTCAGGGTAGTACGTGGCGGAAGCGGCTTCAGCAGTGCCGAATATCTGCGCTCAGCTTTCAGAGGAGGCTACAAAGCAAATGAGCGAGAACTTCTCAACGGGCTACGGCTGGTCCGCAATCCCTGA
- the glf gene encoding UDP-galactopyranose mutase gives MKKCKHLIVGAGITGCTIARRIAEELGEKVLVIDKRDHIGGNCHSHINEETGIEIHSYGTHIFHTKERRVWDFLNQFTEFNGYRHKVVTTYQGRTFHMPVNLQTINSFFGISLKPHEVEDFIQSKSAQENITDPKNLEEKAISLIGRELYEAFVKGYTLKQWECDPKELNASIITRLPFRHTYECDYFTDRYQGLPWDGYTKVFERMLDHELIETKLNADFFDLKQITPKNCTIYYTGPVDRYFDYCHGELTWRSLRFDYRVEGVDDYQGTSVMNYADIDVPYTRIHEYQHLHPERENKSGKTVTAREFSMKWKQGDEPYYPVNTDDDRKRHELYQIKAEKLENVHFLGRLGQYKYYDMDKAVLAALEFCDQELG, from the coding sequence ATGAAAAAATGCAAACATCTTATTGTCGGGGCCGGAATTACTGGCTGTACTATTGCGAGACGTATTGCTGAAGAGTTAGGCGAAAAGGTGCTGGTCATCGACAAACGCGACCATATCGGTGGCAACTGCCACAGTCATATCAATGAAGAAACCGGCATAGAAATCCATAGCTACGGCACCCATATTTTCCACACCAAAGAACGACGTGTTTGGGATTTTTTAAACCAGTTCACGGAATTCAACGGTTACAGACATAAAGTGGTAACCACCTATCAAGGTCGCACATTTCATATGCCAGTCAACTTGCAGACCATCAATTCCTTCTTCGGCATAAGCTTGAAACCGCATGAAGTGGAAGATTTCATCCAGAGCAAAAGCGCGCAAGAAAATATTACTGACCCTAAGAATCTTGAAGAAAAAGCAATCAGCCTCATCGGACGAGAGCTGTATGAGGCATTTGTTAAGGGCTACACCCTCAAACAATGGGAATGCGACCCCAAGGAACTGAACGCCTCAATCATTACCCGGCTGCCCTTCCGTCATACATATGAGTGCGATTACTTCACTGACCGCTATCAGGGATTGCCGTGGGACGGCTATACTAAAGTGTTCGAGCGCATGCTGGACCACGAATTGATTGAGACTAAACTAAATGCGGACTTCTTTGACCTGAAGCAGATCACCCCCAAGAATTGCACCATTTATTATACTGGTCCGGTGGACAGATATTTTGATTACTGCCACGGAGAGCTCACCTGGCGCTCCCTGCGCTTTGACTATAGAGTGGAAGGGGTAGATGACTACCAAGGGACCTCGGTCATGAATTACGCGGACATTGATGTACCCTACACCCGCATCCACGAATACCAGCACCTGCACCCGGAAAGAGAAAACAAAAGCGGCAAAACTGTAACTGCGCGTGAATTTTCCATGAAATGGAAACAAGGTGACGAGCCGTACTATCCGGTCAATACGGACGACGACCGCAAGCGGCATGAGCTGTATCAAATTAAAGCCGAGAAGCTGGAGAATGTGCACTTCCTCGGTAGGCTGGGCCAATACAAATATTATGATATGGATAAGGCGGTGCTGGCTGCGCTGGAATTTTGTGACCAGGAACTGGGATAA
- the hflC gene encoding protease modulator HflC: MSLLKKGSAPLAILIIVAVLGIAQSAYIVKQTEKAIVLQLGKPKSGPMGPGLHFKLPFVQNVIYFDSRLLEYDARPAEILTKDKKNMVVDNYSKWRIADPLLFYRTVRSIPRAQARLDDIIYAELRVALGRYTLIEIISSDRTSIMEEVSHTSNTLLKPYGIEVLDVRIKRTDLPPENARAIYGRMRAERERMAKQYRSQGSEAAARITAQADKERTILFADANLKSDILRGEGDAIATKTYAESFGKDPRFYEFQKSLEAYEKGFRAGKTKLILSQDNPFLKYMK; this comes from the coding sequence ATGAGTTTACTCAAAAAAGGTTCCGCTCCCCTGGCAATTCTGATTATTGTTGCCGTACTGGGGATTGCGCAGAGTGCATATATCGTAAAGCAGACCGAGAAAGCCATTGTGCTCCAGCTCGGTAAACCCAAATCCGGACCCATGGGACCGGGGCTGCATTTCAAGCTGCCCTTTGTCCAGAACGTAATCTATTTTGATTCACGCCTTCTGGAATATGATGCCCGTCCGGCTGAAATCCTGACCAAAGACAAGAAAAACATGGTTGTGGATAACTACTCCAAGTGGCGCATTGCCGACCCCTTGTTGTTTTACCGCACCGTGCGTTCCATCCCCCGCGCTCAGGCCCGGCTGGATGATATTATCTACGCGGAACTTCGCGTTGCACTTGGCCGCTACACACTGATCGAGATCATCTCCAGTGACCGTACTTCCATTATGGAAGAGGTAAGCCACACCTCAAACACCCTGCTCAAGCCTTACGGTATTGAAGTCCTTGATGTTCGCATCAAGCGTACGGATCTGCCGCCTGAAAACGCCCGTGCAATTTACGGACGCATGAGGGCGGAACGTGAACGTATGGCCAAGCAGTATCGCTCACAGGGTAGCGAAGCAGCAGCCCGCATCACGGCACAGGCCGACAAGGAAAGAACCATCCTGTTTGCTGATGCGAACCTCAAGTCCGACATCCTACGTGGTGAAGGTGATGCAATCGCGACCAAAACCTATGCCGAGAGCTTTGGTAAAGACCCGCGTTTCTATGAATTCCAGAAATCTCTCGAAGCCTACGAGAAAGGATTCAGAGCTGGAAAAACGAAGCTGATCCTCTCGCAGGACAACCCGTTCTTGAAGTATATGAAGTAG
- the hflK gene encoding FtsH protease activity modulator HflK encodes MSVYLTYQIYMNWDWDKLSEQRQRNKGGGGTPKPPNVDDINSTIKKLRGTGLPGGKFIILGIILLWFLSGVYIVEPDEVGVVTRFGKYVDTTTPGPHYHLPIPIESVMKPKVTQIRRVEVGFRSYGSSRSFTQGQSRNVPEESLMLTGDENIVDVQFIVQYQIKDPVNYLFEVSNQPKTIQDAAEAAMREIIGKTKIELALTTGKLQIQTETRDLLQTIVDRYKLGVNVLAVQLQNVHPPNEVVDAFKDVASAREDKSRYINEAEAYRNDILPKARGQAAVMVNKAEAYKESKIRLAEGQAQRFMAVYKEYKNAKDITVKRMYLETMQNILSYPSIEKVILSNDAAQKTLPFLSLDGKALPIQTGKK; translated from the coding sequence ATGTCGGTCTATCTCACCTATCAAATTTACATGAACTGGGACTGGGACAAATTATCGGAACAACGGCAGAGGAACAAAGGCGGCGGGGGAACTCCGAAACCGCCGAATGTGGACGACATCAACTCCACTATCAAAAAACTCCGCGGAACCGGCCTGCCGGGCGGAAAATTTATCATACTCGGTATCATCCTGCTCTGGTTTCTTTCCGGGGTCTACATCGTAGAACCGGATGAAGTCGGTGTGGTAACAAGATTCGGCAAGTACGTGGATACCACTACACCGGGACCGCACTACCACCTTCCGATTCCCATTGAATCGGTCATGAAGCCTAAAGTCACACAGATTAGACGTGTGGAAGTTGGTTTTCGTTCCTATGGTTCTTCGCGCTCCTTTACCCAAGGTCAATCGCGCAATGTGCCCGAGGAATCCCTCATGCTGACCGGTGATGAAAACATCGTTGATGTTCAGTTCATCGTACAATACCAGATCAAGGATCCGGTGAACTATCTCTTCGAAGTCAGCAACCAGCCTAAAACCATTCAGGATGCTGCCGAAGCGGCCATGCGCGAGATCATCGGTAAAACCAAGATCGAACTGGCTCTGACCACTGGTAAGCTACAGATTCAGACTGAAACACGTGATCTGTTGCAGACCATTGTGGACCGTTACAAACTCGGGGTAAATGTGCTGGCAGTGCAGCTGCAGAACGTGCATCCACCGAACGAAGTTGTGGACGCCTTTAAGGACGTAGCCTCCGCCCGTGAGGACAAAAGCCGTTACATCAACGAAGCGGAAGCATACCGCAATGACATCCTGCCCAAGGCAAGAGGTCAAGCAGCGGTCATGGTTAACAAAGCGGAAGCATACAAGGAATCCAAAATCCGCCTTGCAGAAGGTCAAGCCCAGCGTTTCATGGCTGTGTACAAGGAATACAAAAATGCCAAGGACATCACGGTTAAACGTATGTACCTTGAAACCATGCAAAACATCCTTTCCTATCCGAGCATAGAGAAAGTGATTCTTTCCAATGATGCGGCCCAAAAGACACTTCCTTTCCTTTCTCTGGACGGAAAGGCCCTTCCCATTCAAACCGGCAAAAAATAG